One Misgurnus anguillicaudatus chromosome 20, ASM2758022v2, whole genome shotgun sequence DNA segment encodes these proteins:
- the LOC129454482 gene encoding uncharacterized protein isoform X1, with protein MLMMRDDMCCKSVGTDLSMLDIDDFITEISQLKKEVALLETKLRGDEGVKREDVDCCDSSVYVTDGCLDSVWMSRDQSRTPQPLLDSKLSKEKSRHTQDSELSLTLLSYTESKPTDAQDTVCDSNQGLQDEESTDQTSTESLNSVCNAGEQQQILQTTLKMCSVKLIDCTTLMMKIKTEPTEEEDHTEKDEDNRADDLNPSEIETHQTRQHFFTLQLSNFDVKSEPCDGEMSSTSEDRLTAQTLSCITCGKTFSSQRHLERHERKHTGQKLSFTTLQEKKLHHSKEHGEKKKKMKFHCKQCGKNFVFLSHLKVHMRTHSGEKSFSCTECGSYFSTKQSLDGHQRIHTGEKPYECPHCEMRFRDKSNLKRHVFIHTNERPYQCSKCDKTFRHSASLKSHQKNHSEEKLYQCSFCDKHFCHKSNLTCHERIHTEKPYKCSQCEKTFTQSSTLKIHERIHTGEKPYACSECGKRFTHLSNVRVHQKVHTGEKPHRCSVCGKSYGRHNSLVRHHRSHTVERPFKCSQCEKTFNQLSKLKVHERIHTGEKPYNCSVCGRSFGRRDNFVMHQRIHTGERPFKCSHCDKTFNQSSNLKTHERVHTGEKPYVCLICGERFTHSGGLQYHQKKHTEEQTTLKSSQCLKLFTH; from the exons ATGTTAATGATGAGAGATGatatgtgctgtaaatcagtaggaactgatctgtccatgctggatattgatgatttcatcacagaaatctctcagctgaagaaagaggtggcgttactggagacaaaACTGAGAGGAGATGAAGGAGTGAAgagagag gatgtggattgttgtgactcttcagtgtatgtgactgatggatgtctggattcagtgtggatgagcagagatcagagccgcacaccacagccactgctggactctaaactctctaaagagaaatccagacacacacaggacTCAGAGCTCAGTCTCACTTTACTCTCttatactgagtcaaagccCACAGACGCTCAGGACACTGTGTGTGACAGTAATCAGGGCTTACAGGATGAGGAATCtactgatcaaacctccacagagtctctgaattctgtctgtaacgctggagaacagcagcagatcctgcagaccacactgaagatgtgttcagtcaaactGATCGACTGCACGACCctgatgatgaaaattaaaacagaacccacagaagaggaagatcaCACTGAAAAAGATGAAGACAATCGTGCAGATGATTTAAATCCATCAG aaatcgagactcatcagaccaggcaacattttttcactCTTCagctgtccaattttg atgtgaagagtgaACCATGTGATGGAGAAATGTCCTCAACATCAGAAGAtcgactgacagcacaaactctttcctgtatcacctgtggaaagacattcagctcacagagacatttagagagacatgagagaaaacacacaggaCAGAAActcagctttactaccttacaagagaagaaacttcatcATTCAAAAGAGCATGgagagaagaagaaaaagatgAAGTTTCACTGTAAGCAGTGTGGGAAGAATTTTGTCTTCTTATCTCATCTGAAAgttcacatgaggacacacagtggTGAAAAGTCTTTCTCCTGCACTGAATGTGGCTCTTACTTCAGCACCAAACAAAGTCTTGATGGtcatcagagaattcacacaggagaaaaaccatacgagtgtcctcactgtgagatGAGATTCAGAGATAAAAGCAATCTGAAGAGACATGTGTTTAtacacaccaatgagagaccgtatcagtgcagtAAATGTGACAAAACCTTTAGGCATTCAGCTTCATTAAAATCACACCAGAAAAATCACTCCGAAGAGAAACTTTATCAATGTTCATTCTGTGATAAACATTTCTGTCATAAATCTAATCTTACATGCCACGAGAGGATTCACactgaaaaaccttacaaatgctctcagtgtgaaaaGACGTTTACTCAGTCAAGTACCTTAAAAATCcatgagagaattcacactggagagaaaccttacgccTGCTCTGAATGTGGAAAGAGATTCACTCATCTATCTAATGTCAGAGTTCATCAGaaagttcacactggagagaaacctcatcgctgtagtgtttgtgggaagagttatGGGCGGCATAATAGTTTAGTAAGGCATCATAGAAGTCATACAGTTGAAagacctttcaaatgctctcagtgtgagaagacgtttaatcagttaagtaaattaaaagtccatgagagaattcacactggagagaaaccttataactgtagtgtctgtgggaggAGTTTTGGGCGGCGTGACAATTTTGTAATGcaccagagaattcatacaggtgaaagacctttcaaatgctctcattgTGACAAGACATTTAATCAGTCAAGTAACTTAAAAAcccatgagagagttcacacaggagagaaaccttacgtctgcttgatctgtggagagagattcACTCATTCTGGAGGTCTTCAGTATCATCAGAAGAAACACACTGAAGAACAAACTACATTGAAATCATCACAGTGCCTTAAACTCTTTACACATTGA
- the LOC129454482 gene encoding uncharacterized protein isoform X2: MLMMRDDMCCKSVGTDLSMLDIDDFITEISQLKKEVALLETKLRGDEGVKREDVDCCDSSVYVTDGCLDSVWMSRDQSRTPQPLLDSKLSKEKSRHTQDSELSLTLLSYTESKPTDAQDTVCDSNQGLQDEESTDQTSTESLNSVCNAGEQQQILQTTLKMCSVKLIDCTTLMMKIKTEPTEEEDHTEKDEDNRADDLNPSDVKSEPCDGEMSSTSEDRLTAQTLSCITCGKTFSSQRHLERHERKHTGQKLSFTTLQEKKLHHSKEHGEKKKKMKFHCKQCGKNFVFLSHLKVHMRTHSGEKSFSCTECGSYFSTKQSLDGHQRIHTGEKPYECPHCEMRFRDKSNLKRHVFIHTNERPYQCSKCDKTFRHSASLKSHQKNHSEEKLYQCSFCDKHFCHKSNLTCHERIHTEKPYKCSQCEKTFTQSSTLKIHERIHTGEKPYACSECGKRFTHLSNVRVHQKVHTGEKPHRCSVCGKSYGRHNSLVRHHRSHTVERPFKCSQCEKTFNQLSKLKVHERIHTGEKPYNCSVCGRSFGRRDNFVMHQRIHTGERPFKCSHCDKTFNQSSNLKTHERVHTGEKPYVCLICGERFTHSGGLQYHQKKHTEEQTTLKSSQCLKLFTH; this comes from the exons ATGTTAATGATGAGAGATGatatgtgctgtaaatcagtaggaactgatctgtccatgctggatattgatgatttcatcacagaaatctctcagctgaagaaagaggtggcgttactggagacaaaACTGAGAGGAGATGAAGGAGTGAAgagagag gatgtggattgttgtgactcttcagtgtatgtgactgatggatgtctggattcagtgtggatgagcagagatcagagccgcacaccacagccactgctggactctaaactctctaaagagaaatccagacacacacaggacTCAGAGCTCAGTCTCACTTTACTCTCttatactgagtcaaagccCACAGACGCTCAGGACACTGTGTGTGACAGTAATCAGGGCTTACAGGATGAGGAATCtactgatcaaacctccacagagtctctgaattctgtctgtaacgctggagaacagcagcagatcctgcagaccacactgaagatgtgttcagtcaaactGATCGACTGCACGACCctgatgatgaaaattaaaacagaacccacagaagaggaagatcaCACTGAAAAAGATGAAGACAATCGTGCAGATGATTTAAATCCATCAG atgtgaagagtgaACCATGTGATGGAGAAATGTCCTCAACATCAGAAGAtcgactgacagcacaaactctttcctgtatcacctgtggaaagacattcagctcacagagacatttagagagacatgagagaaaacacacaggaCAGAAActcagctttactaccttacaagagaagaaacttcatcATTCAAAAGAGCATGgagagaagaagaaaaagatgAAGTTTCACTGTAAGCAGTGTGGGAAGAATTTTGTCTTCTTATCTCATCTGAAAgttcacatgaggacacacagtggTGAAAAGTCTTTCTCCTGCACTGAATGTGGCTCTTACTTCAGCACCAAACAAAGTCTTGATGGtcatcagagaattcacacaggagaaaaaccatacgagtgtcctcactgtgagatGAGATTCAGAGATAAAAGCAATCTGAAGAGACATGTGTTTAtacacaccaatgagagaccgtatcagtgcagtAAATGTGACAAAACCTTTAGGCATTCAGCTTCATTAAAATCACACCAGAAAAATCACTCCGAAGAGAAACTTTATCAATGTTCATTCTGTGATAAACATTTCTGTCATAAATCTAATCTTACATGCCACGAGAGGATTCACactgaaaaaccttacaaatgctctcagtgtgaaaaGACGTTTACTCAGTCAAGTACCTTAAAAATCcatgagagaattcacactggagagaaaccttacgccTGCTCTGAATGTGGAAAGAGATTCACTCATCTATCTAATGTCAGAGTTCATCAGaaagttcacactggagagaaacctcatcgctgtagtgtttgtgggaagagttatGGGCGGCATAATAGTTTAGTAAGGCATCATAGAAGTCATACAGTTGAAagacctttcaaatgctctcagtgtgagaagacgtttaatcagttaagtaaattaaaagtccatgagagaattcacactggagagaaaccttataactgtagtgtctgtgggaggAGTTTTGGGCGGCGTGACAATTTTGTAATGcaccagagaattcatacaggtgaaagacctttcaaatgctctcattgTGACAAGACATTTAATCAGTCAAGTAACTTAAAAAcccatgagagagttcacacaggagagaaaccttacgtctgcttgatctgtggagagagattcACTCATTCTGGAGGTCTTCAGTATCATCAGAAGAAACACACTGAAGAACAAACTACATTGAAATCATCACAGTGCCTTAAACTCTTTACACATTGA